The uncultured Methanomethylovorans sp. genome contains a region encoding:
- the pylS gene encoding pyrrolysine--tRNA(Pyl) ligase: protein MKKKLVESLINDTDMWVSRTGLLHSIRDFNVSQRFIHIVTDCGETFDIRNSRSSRSARSLRLRKFKKNCKHCHVSDIKINEFLQKTSRESKTKHVRVTEIPSSVNMSIPVQAERPVVSVPSIPSIQPEKSPRVQAQKNTEKKDHGKNINIAKKPVANTTKTKDAGFTQSQKDRIVSLLGPDEMISFSKEKRSFQELEVTLTNKRKEDLRKVYEDSRENLLGKLERQITEFFVERGFMEIKSPILIPFEYMERMGVGEDTKLSQQIFRVDESMCLRPMLAPGLYNYLYKFDNVLPDPIRIFEIGPCYRKESDGKSHLEEFTMLNFCQMGSKCTRENLIFLIQDFLDFLNIEHEIVSDNCMVYGETIDVLHKDMELSSAVVGPIPQDIDWGINKPWMGAGFGLERLLKVMHNFKTIKRSARCENYYNGISTNL from the coding sequence ATGAAAAAAAAGTTAGTAGAATCCTTAATTAATGATACCGATATGTGGGTATCAAGAACCGGATTGCTGCATAGCATACGGGATTTTAATGTATCTCAACGTTTTATTCATATAGTTACTGATTGTGGAGAGACTTTTGATATAAGGAACTCAAGGTCCAGCCGCTCGGCAAGATCTCTGAGGCTTAGGAAGTTCAAGAAAAACTGTAAACACTGTCATGTTTCTGATATAAAGATAAATGAATTCTTGCAAAAAACATCCAGGGAAAGTAAAACGAAGCATGTAAGGGTAACAGAAATTCCATCTTCTGTAAACATGTCTATTCCTGTTCAAGCTGAAAGACCAGTGGTCTCAGTTCCATCCATCCCTAGTATTCAGCCAGAAAAATCTCCTCGAGTGCAGGCTCAAAAAAATACTGAAAAGAAAGATCATGGGAAAAATATAAATATTGCTAAGAAACCCGTAGCAAACACTACAAAAACAAAGGATGCAGGTTTCACCCAGAGCCAGAAGGACAGAATAGTCTCGCTGCTTGGACCTGATGAGATGATATCTTTCTCAAAAGAGAAGCGTTCATTCCAAGAACTTGAAGTCACTCTCACAAACAAAAGAAAAGAAGACCTGCGTAAAGTGTATGAAGACAGCAGGGAAAACCTTCTCGGAAAATTGGAGCGCCAGATCACTGAATTCTTCGTGGAAAGGGGTTTCATGGAGATCAAATCACCTATTCTGATACCCTTTGAGTATATGGAGAGAATGGGAGTAGGTGAAGATACGAAACTTTCCCAGCAGATATTCCGTGTGGATGAAAGCATGTGCCTTCGCCCCATGCTTGCTCCCGGTCTTTACAATTATCTGTACAAATTTGATAATGTTCTTCCTGATCCTATACGCATATTTGAAATTGGACCCTGTTATAGAAAGGAATCAGACGGTAAAAGTCACCTTGAAGAATTCACAATGCTCAACTTCTGCCAGATGGGATCAAAATGTACCCGGGAAAACTTGATATTTCTCATTCAGGATTTTCTGGATTTCCTGAACATAGAACATGAGATTGTCTCTGATAACTGCATGGTATACGGAGAGACTATAGATGTACTCCACAAGGACATGGAACTCTCCTCTGCAGTTGTAGGCCCCATCCCCCAAGACATAGATTGGGGTATAAACAAACCCTGGATGGGAGCTGGATTTGGACTGGAAAGGCTGCTTAAGGTCATGCACAATTTCAAGACCATTAAAAGGTCAGCTCGTTGTGAAAATTACTACAATGGCATCAGTACGAACCTATAA
- the pylB gene encoding methylornithine synthase PylB: protein MFTNMNKNDLDAYAQKIINGMQLSDDDLREMLLINSSMELEKLHYVARKVRDNYFGNKVFLYSFVYFSTHCKNRCAFCYYNSMNKINRYRLEFEDIRNICRQLKGEQIHMVDLTMGEDPYFHEEPSRFAEVIDIVKDELGLPIMVSPGVLDDKTLTMLRGHGANFLALYQETYDKELYKNLRVGQSFSDRIHAREFAQKIGYCVEDGLLTGVGNDVESTIISLKGMAKDNPHMVRVMTFIPQEGTPLEKKAQESNLSELKIISVLRLMFPDRLIPASLDVEGIEGMVYRLNAGANVVTSIIPSDSSLEGVANYDRKHEERKRDPKSVVEKLRSIGMEPAAQSDFNRILGVVA, encoded by the coding sequence ATGTTTACTAATATGAACAAAAATGACCTTGATGCATATGCACAAAAGATCATAAATGGTATGCAACTCTCTGATGATGACCTCCGGGAAATGCTTTTGATCAATAGTAGTATGGAACTTGAAAAGCTTCATTATGTTGCGAGGAAAGTGAGAGACAACTACTTTGGAAACAAAGTGTTTTTATACAGTTTTGTCTACTTTTCCACACACTGTAAGAACAGATGTGCGTTCTGCTACTACAACTCAATGAACAAGATTAACAGGTACAGACTGGAATTTGAAGATATCCGCAATATATGCAGGCAGCTTAAAGGAGAACAGATCCACATGGTGGACCTCACTATGGGGGAAGATCCTTATTTCCATGAAGAACCCTCCCGATTTGCCGAGGTAATAGATATTGTTAAAGATGAACTTGGTTTACCAATCATGGTTTCACCAGGTGTGCTGGATGATAAGACACTGACAATGCTCCGTGGGCATGGAGCTAACTTCCTTGCTCTCTACCAGGAGACTTACGATAAAGAACTTTATAAGAACCTGAGAGTAGGACAATCCTTCTCAGACCGCATCCATGCCCGTGAATTCGCTCAGAAGATAGGTTACTGTGTAGAGGATGGACTACTCACAGGTGTTGGTAATGATGTAGAATCCACCATCATTTCTCTTAAGGGCATGGCAAAAGATAATCCTCATATGGTCCGGGTTATGACCTTCATTCCCCAAGAGGGAACACCTCTGGAGAAAAAGGCACAGGAATCCAACCTGTCGGAACTCAAGATTATATCAGTGCTGAGGCTTATGTTCCCTGACAGACTGATTCCGGCATCTTTGGATGTGGAAGGCATTGAAGGCATGGTATACCGCCTTAATGCAGGTGCTAATGTGGTTACATCCATAATACCTTCTGACTCTTCCCTTGAAGGAGTGGCAAACTATGATCGCAAACATGAAGAGAGGAAAAGAGACCCAAAGAGTGTAGTCGAAAAGCTCAGGAGTATAGGTATGGAACCAGCCGCACAGTCAGATTTCAACAGGATATTGGGAGTGGTGGCATGA
- the pylC gene encoding 3-methylornithine--L-lysine ligase PylC codes for MKQICLIGGKLQGFETAYHARKAGIRVVLVDRNKDAFIKDLVDTFHCFDIAEEPKRLIEISKTVDAMIPVNENFDTIDFLETIKDKLQCPLLFDFDAYRISRDKNTSKEYFRSIDIPTPADKPTHPPYFIKPSCMSSSIGTAIIYDDEGLKGLDPTILIEEYVEGDVLSLEVVGDGEHFAVVKETKVHIDDTYDCHMVTPVGHNPELRRITYELARNLKLKGIMDVEAIDSPKGLKVLEIDARFPSQTPTAVYHSSGVNLLELLIQAFTEGVQEMAQAPQDNYCIYEHLILKDGKLLPIGEHILSMGKNYRPIHESEGIEIFQRDGEHKAFTVVTWGADSETAKMNRKKAHEIILTAPEQEVA; via the coding sequence ATGAAACAGATATGTCTGATCGGAGGTAAACTGCAGGGCTTCGAAACTGCATACCATGCCAGAAAAGCAGGCATAAGAGTTGTATTAGTAGACAGGAACAAAGATGCATTCATAAAGGATCTTGTGGATACATTCCACTGTTTTGACATTGCGGAAGAACCTAAAAGGCTTATAGAGATCTCAAAAACCGTAGATGCCATGATCCCTGTCAACGAAAACTTTGATACCATTGATTTCCTTGAAACCATAAAGGATAAACTGCAATGCCCATTGCTTTTTGACTTTGATGCATACAGAATAAGCAGGGATAAAAACACATCTAAGGAATATTTCAGGTCCATAGATATCCCAACTCCTGCAGATAAACCCACCCATCCCCCATATTTTATAAAACCCTCCTGCATGAGCAGCAGCATAGGTACGGCCATAATCTACGATGATGAAGGCCTGAAGGGCCTTGATCCTACCATACTGATAGAAGAATACGTAGAAGGAGACGTGTTATCTCTTGAAGTTGTAGGAGATGGTGAACATTTTGCAGTAGTAAAGGAAACAAAGGTGCATATAGATGATACCTACGACTGCCATATGGTGACACCTGTTGGCCATAATCCTGAACTAAGAAGGATCACCTACGAGCTTGCCCGTAATCTTAAGCTCAAAGGTATCATGGATGTGGAAGCAATTGACAGTCCAAAGGGTTTGAAAGTGCTGGAAATAGATGCAAGGTTCCCCAGCCAGACACCTACAGCTGTCTATCATTCATCAGGAGTGAATCTTCTGGAACTGCTGATACAGGCTTTTACTGAGGGTGTACAGGAGATGGCGCAGGCACCACAGGATAACTACTGCATATACGAGCACCTCATTCTGAAAGATGGTAAACTTTTGCCTATAGGGGAGCACATTCTCTCTATGGGAAAGAATTACAGGCCAATCCATGAGTCGGAAGGTATAGAGATATTCCAGCGTGATGGAGAACATAAGGCATTCACGGTTGTGACCTGGGGAGCAGATTCGGAAACTGCCAAGATGAACAGAAAAAAGGCTCATGAAATAATACTCACAGCACCAGAGCAGGAGGTGGCATAA
- the pylD gene encoding 3-methylornithyl-N6-L-lysine dehydrogenase PylD: MALLTPEDLDSLSSKFEDSESIIERVTGSKLTDICKDIYGKDLGSEKVGIIPITAGNGIISNFSSSLLFIIQRLGLEGFITQHTDVAGYHEAISEGADILLMADDHLFIAHNLKDEKVVTNHEATGTIYSEIASRFKDADSSEILVIGLGRVGYAGAKHLAEKGFNVYACDPNRSFLEKAAHELGIKEYCKEDRKKFSMVFEATPNANTINEGMIAERCLVSTPGIPCGLPEEVGKKFRVDLVMEPLFIGVTSMIYAVI; encoded by the coding sequence ATGGCATTGCTCACGCCTGAAGATTTGGATTCTCTCTCCTCCAAATTTGAGGATAGCGAATCCATTATTGAAAGGGTTACAGGAAGCAAACTTACGGATATATGCAAGGACATCTATGGAAAAGACCTGGGTTCGGAAAAGGTGGGCATAATACCTATAACCGCAGGCAATGGCATAATCAGCAATTTCTCCTCTTCCCTGCTTTTCATAATCCAGCGCCTAGGACTTGAAGGATTTATTACCCAGCATACAGATGTGGCGGGATACCATGAAGCCATAAGCGAAGGCGCAGACATATTATTGATGGCCGATGACCATCTTTTCATAGCCCACAACCTAAAGGATGAAAAGGTTGTCACCAATCATGAAGCAACAGGCACAATCTATTCAGAGATAGCTTCCAGGTTCAAGGATGCAGATTCAAGTGAAATTCTGGTAATAGGTCTTGGAAGAGTGGGATATGCAGGAGCAAAACATCTTGCAGAAAAAGGGTTCAATGTTTATGCCTGTGACCCCAACAGGAGCTTTCTGGAGAAGGCAGCTCATGAGCTTGGGATCAAGGAATACTGCAAGGAAGACCGCAAGAAGTTTTCAATGGTCTTCGAGGCTACACCTAATGCAAATACTATCAATGAAGGTATGATAGCAGAGAGGTGCTTGGTTTCAACCCCAGGAATACCATGTGGATTGCCTGAAGAGGTCGGAAAGAAATTCAGAGTGGATTTGGTCATGGAACCACTCTTCATTGGGGTCACATCAATGATATATGCGGTAATCTGA
- a CDS encoding adenine deaminase C-terminal domain-containing protein, with protein MDVIATYIDGNPVFENGRVLFQASASKPINNFKLNKKIKTEQLQIYSDASHFKIIQAFDGSLFTDILEYRLPKEKGKVFSDSANGINKITVINRYTENPVPSIGFIKGFDIKKGAIASTVAHDSHNIIAIGVDDADIAGVINKLIESRGGLALSDGVDIYHLPLSVAGLISNEKASNVIETYDTLKEKIHQIGCNLNSAFMTMSFMALLVIPKFKISDKGLFDVSEFKLTVLEKVTANTTLP; from the coding sequence ATGGATGTCATTGCAACCTATATAGACGGGAACCCTGTATTTGAAAATGGCAGGGTGTTGTTTCAGGCATCTGCATCAAAACCGATCAATAATTTCAAATTGAACAAAAAGATCAAAACGGAACAACTGCAAATATACTCAGATGCCAGTCATTTTAAGATCATACAGGCTTTTGATGGTTCCCTTTTCACAGATATATTGGAATACCGGCTTCCAAAGGAAAAAGGCAAGGTGTTTTCGGATTCTGCAAACGGGATCAACAAGATAACAGTAATTAATCGTTATACGGAAAATCCAGTGCCTTCCATAGGATTCATAAAGGGCTTTGATATCAAAAAAGGAGCAATAGCTTCCACAGTGGCCCACGATTCCCATAACATCATAGCCATAGGGGTGGATGATGCAGATATAGCCGGGGTTATAAACAAACTTATAGAATCAAGGGGCGGTTTGGCTCTGTCAGATGGAGTCGATATATACCATCTTCCTTTGTCGGTTGCCGGGCTGATTTCAAATGAAAAAGCGAGTAATGTTATTGAAACCTATGACACGCTGAAAGAAAAAATCCACCAAATCGGATGCAACTTAAACTCAGCTTTTATGACAATGTCTTTTATGGCATTATTGGTAATACCAAAATTTAAGATAAGTGACAAAGGCTTATTTGATGTATCTGAATTCAAATTAACAGTTCTGGAAAAAGTTACTGCAAATACAACACTTCCCTAA
- a CDS encoding amidohydrolase family protein: MKTIKGKLVDIVQRDIYNAILTIEDGKIQNIQKAKEEFSEYLLPGFIDSHVHIESSMLKPSEFARMAARHGTIATVSDPHEIANVCGLEGVYYMIKESEKVPVKIHFTAPSCVPATEFENTGHSLSSKEIEILMKEPKIVALGEMMNYPGVLNDDPEVYAKIKVAFDAGKPVDGHAPELGGERLKKYIRAGISTDHECTRLEEALEKIENGMHILIREGSAAQNFGVLHPLITTYPELCMFCTDDCHPDYLEKGHINTLVSRAIAAGHNLFDVLRVSSYNASKHFRINTGMLQLGDPADS, encoded by the coding sequence ATGAAAACAATCAAAGGGAAACTGGTTGATATTGTTCAACGGGATATTTATAATGCCATCCTCACTATTGAGGATGGGAAAATACAAAATATCCAAAAGGCTAAAGAGGAATTTTCTGAGTATTTACTGCCTGGATTTATAGATTCCCACGTACACATTGAAAGTTCAATGCTCAAACCTTCTGAATTTGCCAGAATGGCTGCTAGACATGGTACTATTGCTACAGTATCTGATCCGCATGAAATAGCCAATGTATGTGGCCTTGAAGGCGTTTATTATATGATAAAAGAATCTGAAAAGGTGCCTGTAAAAATACATTTTACTGCTCCAAGCTGTGTGCCTGCAACTGAATTTGAGAACACCGGTCATAGTTTGTCATCAAAGGAAATAGAAATACTGATGAAAGAGCCGAAAATAGTTGCATTGGGGGAAATGATGAATTATCCTGGTGTACTGAATGATGACCCTGAGGTATATGCTAAAATAAAAGTTGCGTTTGATGCAGGTAAACCTGTTGACGGCCATGCACCTGAGCTTGGAGGAGAAAGACTTAAAAAATATATTCGTGCAGGAATAAGCACAGATCATGAATGTACCCGACTAGAAGAAGCCTTGGAAAAAATAGAGAATGGCATGCATATCCTGATTAGGGAAGGTTCTGCAGCACAAAACTTTGGTGTTCTTCATCCCCTTATTACTACTTACCCCGAATTATGTATGTTCTGTACAGATGACTGTCATCCTGATTATCTTGAAAAGGGGCATATAAACACACTTGTGTCCAGAGCCATAGCTGCAGGTCACAATCTTTTCGATGTATTGAGAGTTTCTTCCTACAATGCGTCAAAACACTTTAGGATTAATACTGGGATGCTTCAACTGGGAGATCCGGCAGATTCATAA